From the genome of Agromyces intestinalis:
GCACCTCGATCTGCAGCTGGCCCGCGCGCTGGCGGAACAGCAGGTCGTTCACGCAGTGCCCGGCCGTCGAGCAGAGCACAAGCGTGCGAAGGGGGCGGCCGACCTCGTCGAGGTGGAGGTCCATGTTCCATCGCTCGACCGCAGGCGCCAGCGCAGCCTCGAACTCGGCGCGCCCGGCGGGCGACTCGACCTGCACGCGCATGAAGAATCTGCCCGTGTCGCCGCTCGCGAACTGCTGGCTCTCGGTGATGTTGCCCCGCGCGGCGACGATCGCACCGCTGACGGCGTGCACGATGCCGGGACCGTCGGTGCAGCTCAGGGTGACGACCCAGTGGTGCAGGCGTTCGGGGGAGGCGTCCGTGGTCATCGGATGATCGTATCGCCCGCGTAGACTGGGCGTTGGTCGGCGGGCGACGCCGGCCCTGGGCGCGCACACGAGCGCGTAGTCGACCCGCCGTGGTGAATGCTCCCGGGCGGGGAACGCCGTCGGAGAGACATCCTGATGTCCGTCACCGAATCCGCGCGCGCCGGGCAGCGCACCACCATGCCCTGGCCGGCGCTGCTGACCCTCGCCGCCGCCGTCTTCCTCTCGATCACGCTCGAGCTGCTGCCCACCGGGCTGCTGCCCGAGATGGCCGCCGGCCTCGGCGTCGGCGAGTCGGCGATCGGCCTCACCGTGTCGGTGTTCGCCCTCACCGTGGTGCTGACGAGTGCTCCGCTCGTCGCGCTCACCGCGCGCGTGCCGCGCCGACTGCTGCTCGTCATCGTGCTCACGGTGCTCGCCGTGTCGACCATCGCGACAGCGCTGGCGCCGACGTACTGGCTGCTCGTCGCGGTGCGATTCGCCGGCGGGCTCGCGCACGGCGTGTTCTGGTCGATCGTCGCGGCCGAGGCGTCGCGGCTGGTGCCCGACCGGCTCATCGCGCGCGCGGTCGCGATCGTGATCGGCGGCGGCACCCTCGCGATCGTGCTCGGCGTGCCGGGCGCGACGGTGCTCGGCCAGGCGTTCGGCTGGCGGGTCGCGTTCGCGGTCGTGGGCGGGCTCACGCTCGCGGGGGCGCTCGCGGTGCGCGTGGCGCTTCCGAAGCGGGCCGGGTCGGGCGCAGCGGCTGCGGATGTCTCGCAGCGAGGCGATCGAGCGGATGCCTCAACGGCGCCCTCGACGAGCACGGATGCCACGGCGGCCACGGCCCCGCACCCGACCGCCGCGCGGTTCCGCCGGAACGATCCGGCGCTCGGCGCGGTGCTCGTGGTGTGCGCGGTCACCGCGCTCACGATGCTCGGCCAGTACGCGGTGTTCACGTACATCGCGCCGATTCTGACCGACCTCATCGGCGTCGGCGCGTCGGCGGTCGGCCCGCTGCTCTTCGTATACGGCGCGGCAGGCGCGGTCGGGCTGGTGATCTCGGGGTCGCCGCTCGCGCGCCGCGCGACCGCGGCGCTGCTCGTGTCGATGGCGGTCATCGCGGTCGCGCTCGCGGCGATCGCGCTGGTGCCGACGCAGGCGGCCGGCATCGCAGCGCTCGCGGCATGGGGGCTCGCGTTCGGCGCCCTGCCCGCCCTGCTGCAGGTGCGGCTGCTGCGCGCGGCGCCGGCATCGCATCGCGACGCGGCGAGTGCGCTTTACACGACCGGGTTCAACGCGGGCATCGGCGGCGGCGCGCTCATCGGGGCGGTCGTGTTCGACCGGGTCGGCGTCGGCGCGCTGCCGTGGGTGTACGTGGTGCTGCTCGTCGCGGCGGCGATGGTGCTCGTGATCGGTCGGCGCCTCGGTGGCTCGTCCCGCTGAACACGGGTCGCGGCCGACCGCGACGCAGCGGCCGACCGCGTCTCAGAAGAAGTCGAACCAGACCGCGGCCGCGGTGGGGCCGGTGCGGTCTCCGACGACGTAGCGAACCTCGACGTTCGTCGCGAACCACCAGCGCAGGAAGTCGTTGCTCTCGCGCGCGGAGCCTGCTGCGTCGAGCGCGTGCAGCGACACCTGGCCGTCGATGTCGAGCGCGACGCTGGCGCCGGGTGCGCCGGTCAGATCGATGCGGAAGAACCGCAGCGCCGCGGCCGGCGTCGAGAGCACGACCTCCTGGGGGGCCGCCGTGGGCGACGTGTTGCCGGCGACGTCGGTCTGCGTCGCGGTGAGCTCGGTGCGCCCCGCCGGCAGGCCGTCGACGAGCACCGACCATGCGCCCGCCTGGTCGGCGGTCACGGTCCAGGTGCGCCCCGCGGTGGTCACGACGACGGATGCCCCGGGTTCGGCGACGCCTGTCACGATCGGGTCGACCAGGCCGCCCGCGGTGTCGATCGACGCGATCTCGGGGGCGAGCGCCTCGGAGTCGACGGGTTCGGGCTCCGGTTCGGGTTCCGGGCTGGGCGACGGCGACGGGGTGGGCGACGGCGACGGGCTGGGCGACGGCGACGGGCTGGGCGACGGCGACGGGCTGGGCGAGGGGCTGGGCGTCGGCGCCGGGTCGACCGGCGTCGGACCCACCGGCGGCGTCTCGGGGCCGGTCACCGCATCGACATCGACTCGGGGCTCGGATTCGGCATCGGCGTTCGTGTCGTTATCGGGCTGGGTCTCGGGACTCGGGTCGGGTGATGGAGTCGAAACCGGCGGCGCGCTCGGCGACGGCGGAACGGAGGGGGCGGCATCCGAGGCATCCGTCGGATCGGGCGCGGCCGCCTGCGCGGCCGGGCCGACCGGCGCGTCGGTGGTGGGCAGCACCGCGGGAAGGATCACGGTCGCGGCCACCGCGGCGGCCGCGACGAGCAGGGCGCCCGTGCCGCCGATCGCGATCAGGCCGCCGATGCCGCCCGCGACGCCCGACGCGATGCCCGCGCCGGCCGCGGTTGCGCCGGCCGCGCCGGCCCCGCCCGCTGCAGCTCCGACGGTCGACCCCGCGCCGGCACCGCCCGCGCCGGCGCCGGACACGCCGGCACCGCCCGCACCGGCACCGCCCGCACCGGCACCGGCCGCGCCTCCTGCGCCTGCCCCGCCGGCGGTCGCGGCGACCGCGGCCTCGCCGCCCTGCAGCCACGCGGTGTACGCGGTCGCGCCCGAGATGCCGGCGACCAGTGGCAACAGCACGAGCGCGAGCCGCGAACCGACCTCGCGGGCCTCGGCGGCGACGATCGTGCACTTCGCGCAGTCGTCGAGGTGCGCCTCGAGCTTCGCAGTGTCGCGCGTGCCGAGCTTGCCGCGTGTGTAGCTGCCGAGCCGGTCGATCGTCCAGCGGCAGTCGGGGGCGTCGGCGCTGCGCAGGTGGGCGGTGATCCACGCCTGGCGCAGTCCCTCGCGGGCGCGGTAGGCCAGCGCCGCCGTGGAGTTGGCGCTCATGCCGACGAGGGGAGCGATCTGCGCGGGCGTCATGCCCTCGACTTCGCTGTACCAGAGCACCTCCTGCCAGCGCGTCGGCAGCGATCGGAACGCCCGGGCCGTGAGCCCGGCGTCGAGGGCCTCGAGGGAGGCGGCCTCGGTGGTCGACGGATCCTCGAACGACTCGAGCGTGTCGAGGGTGGTCTCGTGCCGCGCGCGGCCCCAGCTCGCCGCGGTGTTGCGGATGGTGGTGAACAGGTACGGCCGGAACGCGCCGGTCGGCCCGCCGCCCTTGCGGATCGCGTCGTAGATGCGGGTGAACGACTCGGCGACGAGGTCGTCGGGGTCGAGCGAACTGAACGAGCGCGCGACGGTGCGGCCTGCGGCGGCGTGGCGTTGCCAGAGCTCGGCGTAGGCGTCGGCGTCGCCCGACCGGGTGCGCATCACGAGGTCGGCGTCGCCGGCGGTGGCAGGTCGGGCCATGTCGCACCTCCGTTCGGGTCGTCGGCTCCTCTGGAGAGACGCGCAGGGGTGGGTTTCATGACGCGAGACCAGGGGTTCGGCCCATTCCAGCAGATTTCCGGCGAATCCGCGTCATAGCCCGGGACGGGCTGCATCTCTTCAGGTGGAGGGACGCAACGGCCGGTCTCGGGTGGGCTGGGGGAACAGTCATCCGGGCCCGGCCGTCGCCCTCCGGCGGGGATGCGGCGTCGAATGCGAGGCCCTCGCGTGAGTGCGGAGCCCGAACCCGTGCTCAGGACAGCCGCGTCCCCGCGCCCCACACCGCCTCGACGGCGAGGTCGTCGCCGAGCAGCACCGCGTCGGCGGCGAAGCCGCGATCGAGCCGACCGAGATCGTGGGCGCGCCCGATGGCCGCGGCCGGCGTCACGGTCAACGCGCCGACCGCCTCCTCCAGCGGGATGCCGCACTCGAGCACCGCACGGCGCAGCGCCGCGTCGAGCGTGAGCGTCGACCCCGCGATGCTGCCGCCCTCGACGAGCCGGGCGACGCCGTCGACGACCTCGACCTCGAGCGAGCCGAGGTCGTACCGCCCGTCGGCGGCGCCCGCGGCGGCCATCGCGTCGGTGATGAGGGCGACTCGGCCGGGTGCGCCGCGGAACGCGAGTCGCACCACGTCGGGGTGCACGTGCACGCCGTCGTTCACGATCTCGAGCGTGACGTGATCGGCGTGCATCGCGGCGACCACCGGGCCCGGGGCGCGGTGGTGGATTCCGCGCATGCCGTTGAACGCATGCGTCAGGATCGACGCACCCGCCTGGAACGCCGCGAGCGCGGTGTCGAAGTCGGCGCCCGTGTGCCCCACCGCGACGCGCACGCCCGCCTCGACGAACCGATCGATCGCGTCGAGCGCGCCCGGGTGCTCGGGTGCGATGGTCACCTGGCGCAGGGCGCCGTCGGATGCCGCGAGCAGCCGCTGGACCGCGGCCGCATCGGCCCGACGCAGCAGGGCCGGGTCGTGGGCGCCGCGGAACTCGTGGTCGAGGAAGGGCCCTTCGAGGTGCGCGCCCAGTACGCGCGGGTCGCGTCGCGAGGCCTCGGCGACGACCGCGAGCTGGTCGACGAGTCGGTCGACCGGGGCGGTGACGAGCGAGAGCACCGCGCGCGTGGTGCCGTGCGCGGCGTGCATCGACAGGCCTCGCTCGATCGCCTCGGCGCCCTCGTCGTACGCGACCCCCGCTCCGCCGTGCCCGTGCAGGTCGATGAATCCCGGCACGAGCAGCCGCCCCGCGGCATCCGTCACCTGCGCGTCGGGGGCGACCCGCTCGCGCCAGCCGTCGCCCAGCCCACGCTCGGCGATCCGATCGCCTTCGAAGCGCACCCAGCCGTCGTCGGTGCGTTCGCCACGCGTGATCAGCCGGGCGGAATGGATGACGGTCGTCGTGCTCATCGCGTCCACGGTACGCCCCGCACCGGGTAGTAGGTCACCCCGAGCACGTCCCAGCGCTCGCCGAGCCGCGCCACGCGCTCGAAGAACGCGTCGTGGTCGCGCTCGCCTCCGTCGGGGCGCGGCGACCACGCGATCTCGGCGATCGCGGTGACGCGGGGGAACACCAGGAACTCGACCTCCTCGATGCGCGACACCGTCTCGGTCCAGAGCGGCGCCTCGATGCCGAGCACCTGCGTCTCGCCGACGCCGGGCAGGATCTCGGTCGGCTCCCACGCATAGGCCTCGTCGAGCGTCGTCGGGCCTTTCGCCCATTGCAGCCCGACCGTGCGCCCGAGGGCGGTCTGCGGGTCGTCGACGTACTTCATGTCGAGGTAGGCGACATCGGCGGGCGACATCACGAGCGCTCCGCCCTGCTCGACGAACGACACGGCGTTGGCGACCTCGTCGTCGTTCGCGGGCTCGACGAAGTTCCAGTACTGGCCGATCGTGCCCTCGGGCAGATCGGTCGACGCACCTGCCTCGTGCCAGGCGATCACGGTCTTGCCGGTCGCGGCGGCCGCCGCGGTGATGCGGCGCACGAGGTCGAGGTAGTCGGCCTCGCTCGTCGCGAGCGACTCGTCGCCGCCGACGTGCAGGTACGGCCCGGGGGTGAGCGAGGCGACGGTGCCGAGCACGTCGGCGAGGAATCGATCGGTGACCTCGGCGCGCTCGGGCGACGCGCAGAGGGACGAGAAGCCGACCTCGACGCCCTCGTACGGCGCGGGCGCGACGCCGTCGCAGTTCAGCTCGGGGGTGGCGCTGAGCGCCGCGTTCGTGTGCCCGGGCAGGTCGATCTCGGGCACGACGGTGATCTGCCGGTCGGCGGCGTACGCGACGATGCGGCGATAGTCGTCGGCAGTGTAGAAGCCGCCGCCGTCGCCGCCGACCGAGGTCGAGGCGCCGATGCCGGTGAGTTCGGGCCGACCCGGGATCTCGAGACGCCAGCCCTGGTCGTCGGTGAGGTGCAGATGCAGGACGTTGAGCTTCAGCAGGGCGAGCTGGTCGAGGTAGCGCTCGACATCCTCGACGGGGAAGAAGTGGCGCGCCACATCGAGCATCGCGGCGCGGTAGGCGAAGCGCGGGGCGTCGGTGACGGACGCCGCTGCGGCGGCCCAGCCGCCGTCGGGCTCCGTGGCATCCGCTCGCTCGATCGCGGCCGGAAGCAACTGCCGCAGCGACTGCGTGCCCCAGAAGGCGCCCGCGGGGGTGTCGGCGCCGATGCGCGCGCCGTCGGAGTCGACCTCGAGCGTGTAGCCCTCGGCGGCGCCGTCGGGTGCCTCGCCGGGCGCGACGACGATCATGATGTCGGAGGCGCTCGAGCCGGCGGACGAGCCGGCAGCGACGACCGGCACCTCCCAGCCCGTCGCGGCACGCAGCCGTTCGGCGAGGAGCTCGGGCGCCGTCGCCGCGTCGCCCTCGACGATGATGCGCGTCGAC
Proteins encoded in this window:
- a CDS encoding MFS transporter — translated: MSVTESARAGQRTTMPWPALLTLAAAVFLSITLELLPTGLLPEMAAGLGVGESAIGLTVSVFALTVVLTSAPLVALTARVPRRLLLVIVLTVLAVSTIATALAPTYWLLVAVRFAGGLAHGVFWSIVAAEASRLVPDRLIARAVAIVIGGGTLAIVLGVPGATVLGQAFGWRVAFAVVGGLTLAGALAVRVALPKRAGSGAAAADVSQRGDRADASTAPSTSTDATAATAPHPTAARFRRNDPALGAVLVVCAVTALTMLGQYAVFTYIAPILTDLIGVGASAVGPLLFVYGAAGAVGLVISGSPLARRATAALLVSMAVIAVALAAIALVPTQAAGIAALAAWGLAFGALPALLQVRLLRAAPASHRDAASALYTTGFNAGIGGGALIGAVVFDRVGVGALPWVYVVLLVAAAMVLVIGRRLGGSSR
- a CDS encoding sigma-70 family RNA polymerase sigma factor, with the protein product MARPATAGDADLVMRTRSGDADAYAELWQRHAAAGRTVARSFSSLDPDDLVAESFTRIYDAIRKGGGPTGAFRPYLFTTIRNTAASWGRARHETTLDTLESFEDPSTTEAASLEALDAGLTARAFRSLPTRWQEVLWYSEVEGMTPAQIAPLVGMSANSTAALAYRAREGLRQAWITAHLRSADAPDCRWTIDRLGSYTRGKLGTRDTAKLEAHLDDCAKCTIVAAEAREVGSRLALVLLPLVAGISGATAYTAWLQGGEAAVAATAGGAGAGGAAGAGAGGAGAGGAGVSGAGAGGAGAGSTVGAAAGGAGAAGATAAGAGIASGVAGGIGGLIAIGGTGALLVAAAAVAATVILPAVLPTTDAPVGPAAQAAAPDPTDASDAAPSVPPSPSAPPVSTPSPDPSPETQPDNDTNADAESEPRVDVDAVTGPETPPVGPTPVDPAPTPSPSPSPSPSPSPSPSPSPSPSPTPSPSPSPEPEPEPEPVDSEALAPEIASIDTAGGLVDPIVTGVAEPGASVVVTTAGRTWTVTADQAGAWSVLVDGLPAGRTELTATQTDVAGNTSPTAAPQEVVLSTPAAALRFFRIDLTGAPGASVALDIDGQVSLHALDAAGSARESNDFLRWWFATNVEVRYVVGDRTGPTAAAVWFDFF
- the nagA gene encoding N-acetylglucosamine-6-phosphate deacetylase, with the protein product MSTTTVIHSARLITRGERTDDGWVRFEGDRIAERGLGDGWRERVAPDAQVTDAAGRLLVPGFIDLHGHGGAGVAYDEGAEAIERGLSMHAAHGTTRAVLSLVTAPVDRLVDQLAVVAEASRRDPRVLGAHLEGPFLDHEFRGAHDPALLRRADAAAVQRLLAASDGALRQVTIAPEHPGALDAIDRFVEAGVRVAVGHTGADFDTALAAFQAGASILTHAFNGMRGIHHRAPGPVVAAMHADHVTLEIVNDGVHVHPDVVRLAFRGAPGRVALITDAMAAAGAADGRYDLGSLEVEVVDGVARLVEGGSIAGSTLTLDAALRRAVLECGIPLEEAVGALTVTPAAAIGRAHDLGRLDRGFAADAVLLGDDLAVEAVWGAGTRLS
- a CDS encoding beta-N-acetylhexosaminidase, coding for MRRRTSALLASGLLATTLLAGCSSADQNGTTMPGITPLPVSFELHEGAAPFRLTESTRIIVEGDAATAPELLAERLRAATGWEVPVVAAGSSAGSSASDIMIVVAPGEAPDGAAEGYTLEVDSDGARIGADTPAGAFWGTQSLRQLLPAAIERADATEPDGGWAAAAASVTDAPRFAYRAAMLDVARHFFPVEDVERYLDQLALLKLNVLHLHLTDDQGWRLEIPGRPELTGIGASTSVGGDGGGFYTADDYRRIVAYAADRQITVVPEIDLPGHTNAALSATPELNCDGVAPAPYEGVEVGFSSLCASPERAEVTDRFLADVLGTVASLTPGPYLHVGGDESLATSEADYLDLVRRITAAAAATGKTVIAWHEAGASTDLPEGTIGQYWNFVEPANDDEVANAVSFVEQGGALVMSPADVAYLDMKYVDDPQTALGRTVGLQWAKGPTTLDEAYAWEPTEILPGVGETQVLGIEAPLWTETVSRIEEVEFLVFPRVTAIAEIAWSPRPDGGERDHDAFFERVARLGERWDVLGVTYYPVRGVPWTR